The following coding sequences are from one Lysobacterales bacterium window:
- a CDS encoding HlyD family efflux transporter periplasmic adaptor subunit: MDIQRNDLKLRKRRRQIAATVGAVLAVAGLALVVARLEPAAPRVDRGTVWTDIVKRGEMLREVRGPGTLVPKAIRWIAAETDGRVERIVVKPGAVVEPDTVILELSNPVLDDQLAAAQSELVSAQASYVARETELESQVLDQRARLAGFEAEHEGARLQAEAEQELSERGIISTIQYRRSRLSADSLKVRVDMERERLDNSRRNIAKQLEAERARIDQLARTRDLRQRQADALQVRAGIAGVLQQVPVQEGQQVIAGGNLARVARPDELMAELRIAETQAKDIVLGQPVRVDTRNGIVAGQVLRIDPAVQNGTVQVDVELTGALPAGARPDLSVDGTIEIERLPDVLHVGRPAFGQPGGQTTLFRLNGDGSALRVPVRLGRASVNLVEVEQGLAEGDVVILSDTSAWDQHDRIRVD, from the coding sequence ATGGACATCCAGCGAAACGACCTCAAGCTGCGCAAGCGCCGACGCCAGATCGCCGCGACCGTCGGTGCCGTGCTGGCTGTGGCCGGACTGGCGCTGGTGGTAGCGCGCCTGGAGCCGGCCGCACCCCGTGTCGACCGCGGCACGGTGTGGACCGACATCGTCAAGCGCGGCGAGATGCTGCGCGAAGTGCGCGGCCCCGGCACCCTGGTGCCGAAGGCGATCCGCTGGATCGCCGCCGAGACCGATGGCCGGGTCGAGCGCATCGTGGTGAAGCCGGGCGCCGTGGTCGAGCCGGACACGGTGATCCTGGAACTCTCCAACCCGGTGCTCGACGACCAGCTCGCCGCCGCGCAGTCGGAGCTGGTTTCCGCGCAGGCCAGCTACGTCGCCCGCGAGACCGAGCTGGAAAGCCAGGTGCTGGACCAGCGTGCGCGTCTGGCCGGCTTCGAGGCCGAGCACGAGGGCGCCCGTCTGCAGGCCGAGGCCGAGCAGGAATTGTCCGAGCGCGGCATCATCTCGACCATCCAGTACCGGCGCAGCCGGCTCAGCGCCGACAGCCTGAAGGTGCGCGTCGACATGGAGCGCGAGCGCCTGGACAACAGCCGACGCAACATCGCCAAGCAGCTCGAGGCCGAGCGCGCCCGCATCGACCAGCTGGCCCGCACCCGCGACCTGCGCCAACGCCAGGCCGACGCCCTGCAGGTGCGCGCCGGCATCGCCGGCGTGCTGCAGCAGGTGCCGGTGCAGGAGGGCCAGCAGGTGATCGCCGGCGGCAACCTGGCGCGGGTTGCGCGCCCCGACGAGCTGATGGCCGAACTGCGCATCGCCGAGACCCAGGCCAAGGACATCGTGCTTGGCCAGCCGGTGCGGGTCGACACCCGCAACGGCATCGTCGCCGGCCAGGTGCTGCGCATCGATCCGGCGGTGCAGAACGGCACCGTGCAGGTCGACGTCGAGCTGACCGGGGCCTTGCCGGCCGGTGCCCGCCCCGACCTGTCGGTGGACGGCACCATCGAGATCGAACGCCTTCCCGACGTCCTGCACGTCGGCCGTCCCGCCTTCGGCCAGCCGGGTGGCCAGACCACCCTGTTCCGCCTCAACGGCGACGGCAGCGCACTGCGCGTCCCGGTGCGCCTGGGCCGCGCCTCGGTGAACCTGGTCGAGGTGGAACAGGGCCTGGCAGAGGGCGATGTCGTGATTCTTTCCGACACCTCGGCGTGGGACCAGCATGATCGGATACGGGTGGATTGA
- a CDS encoding ABC transporter ATP-binding protein: protein MNNQNSSAGRGVPDLAGLQAPVPGPRSPVPAAANQPLIKLEGITKVFLTDEVETHALSGVHFDIRRGEYVSISGPSGCGKSTLLSILGLLDTPSEGSYLLNGRQVEDIGAGERARIRNKEIGFIFQAFNLIGDLTVFENVELPLTYRDGMAKAERRTRVQEALERVGMAHRLRHYPAQLSGGQQQRVAVARALVGQPSILLADEPTGNLDSKNGEAVMTLLDELHRAGATICMVTHDPRYAEFAQRKIFMFDGRVVDEETMHRLRTEEDARLFRRNEPEPVA from the coding sequence ATGAACAATCAGAATTCGAGCGCGGGCCGAGGCGTGCCGGACCTCGCGGGCTTGCAGGCCCCGGTCCCCGGTCCCCGGTCCCCGGTCCCCGCTGCCGCCAACCAGCCCCTGATCAAGCTCGAAGGCATCACCAAGGTGTTCCTGACCGACGAGGTCGAGACCCATGCTTTGTCGGGGGTGCACTTCGACATCCGCCGCGGCGAATACGTGTCGATCTCCGGACCGTCCGGCTGCGGCAAGTCGACCCTGCTGTCGATCCTGGGCCTGCTCGACACGCCCAGCGAGGGCAGCTACCTGCTCAACGGCCGGCAGGTCGAGGACATCGGCGCCGGCGAGCGCGCCCGCATCCGCAACAAGGAGATCGGCTTCATCTTCCAGGCCTTCAACCTGATCGGCGACCTCACCGTGTTCGAGAACGTCGAGCTGCCGCTGACCTACCGGGACGGCATGGCCAAGGCCGAACGCCGCACCCGCGTGCAGGAGGCGCTGGAACGCGTCGGCATGGCGCACCGGCTGCGCCACTATCCGGCCCAGCTCTCCGGCGGCCAGCAGCAGCGCGTCGCGGTCGCCCGCGCCCTGGTCGGCCAACCATCGATCCTGCTCGCCGACGAGCCGACCGGCAACCTCGATTCCAAGAACGGCGAGGCGGTGATGACCCTGCTCGACGAGCTGCATCGCGCCGGCGCCACCATCTGCATGGTCACCCACGATCCCCGTTACGCCGAGTTCGCGCAGCGCAAGATCTTCATGTTCGACGGCCGCGTGGTCGACGAGGAGACCATGCACCGGCTGCGCACCGAGGAGGATGCCCGGCTGTTCCGGCGCAACGAGCCGGAACCGGTCGCCTGA